Proteins encoded by one window of Kribbella italica:
- a CDS encoding DUF3105 domain-containing protein, translated as MKRKYGVVVGILVTTLSVLTMSSFAFGVLLGQFGDKQALPCNEVPGTPQPFEGNRHIAYQGAPHDPYKTLPPTSGPHSPRVVIPGIYRSPIAPELQVHILEHGHVLLQYADDVSPADVERLESIGRRYPRDVVVAPYPEIGHGIALTGWQRLQLLDSFDPAKVEAFATKVPTRYNHQWRDGATDCVSE; from the coding sequence ATGAAGCGCAAGTACGGCGTCGTGGTCGGCATCCTGGTCACCACGCTGTCGGTCCTCACGATGTCGAGCTTCGCGTTCGGCGTCCTGCTCGGCCAGTTCGGCGACAAGCAGGCCCTGCCGTGCAACGAGGTCCCCGGTACGCCGCAACCCTTCGAGGGCAACCGCCACATCGCCTACCAAGGCGCTCCCCACGACCCCTACAAGACCCTGCCCCCGACCTCCGGCCCGCACTCGCCGCGTGTTGTCATCCCCGGCATCTACCGTTCGCCGATCGCGCCCGAACTCCAGGTCCACATCCTCGAGCACGGCCACGTCCTGCTCCAGTACGCCGACGACGTCTCGCCCGCCGACGTCGAACGCTTGGAGTCCATCGGCCGCCGCTACCCGCGCGACGTGGTCGTTGCCCCGTACCCCGAGATCGGCCACGGCATCGCCCTCACCGGCTGGCAACGCCTGCAGCTCCTGGACTCCTTCGACCCGGCCAAGGTGGAGGCCTTCGCCACCAAGGTCCCCACCCGCTACAACCACCAGTGGCGCGACGGAGCCACTGACTGCGTCAGCGAGTAG
- a CDS encoding DUF427 domain-containing protein, protein MGLSWQQGPLGGGAVGRFLTPEPLPERLLYAERLRRRMRVQFAGEWIADSENVILLHEPGRYPVAYFPLADVDAEVLTEAPRQTQHRDLGTTTWYTVGTTDRAAWQHVDLPAYADELTGRVAFAWRAMDAFYEEDERILGHAADQYHRIDIRNTSRRLEVRVGDHVVATTDRPVVLYESGFAPRWYVAREDIVDGVLKAVEGQTFCPYKGMASYYDIEGAERAAWSYEDAYDEVGRVRDLVSFEADKVEVFLDGVQLHLEPGQQVRPHGIDRDITDGKH, encoded by the coding sequence ATGGGACTGTCCTGGCAACAAGGCCCGCTCGGCGGCGGCGCGGTCGGCCGCTTCCTCACCCCCGAACCACTCCCCGAACGACTCCTGTACGCCGAACGCCTGCGCCGCCGGATGCGCGTTCAGTTCGCCGGTGAGTGGATCGCCGACAGCGAGAACGTGATCCTGCTGCACGAGCCCGGCCGCTACCCGGTCGCCTACTTCCCACTCGCGGACGTCGACGCCGAGGTGCTGACCGAGGCTCCGCGCCAGACGCAGCATCGCGATCTGGGCACGACCACGTGGTACACGGTCGGCACGACCGACCGCGCCGCGTGGCAGCACGTCGACCTCCCGGCGTACGCCGACGAACTGACCGGCCGGGTCGCGTTCGCGTGGCGGGCGATGGATGCGTTCTACGAGGAGGACGAGCGGATCCTCGGGCACGCGGCGGACCAGTACCACCGGATCGACATCCGGAACACGTCACGCCGGCTGGAGGTGCGCGTCGGCGACCACGTCGTCGCGACGACGGATCGTCCGGTCGTGCTGTACGAGTCGGGCTTCGCGCCGCGCTGGTACGTGGCGCGCGAGGACATCGTGGACGGCGTGCTGAAGGCGGTCGAAGGACAGACGTTCTGCCCGTACAAGGGCATGGCTTCCTACTACGACATCGAGGGCGCCGAGCGCGCCGCGTGGTCGTACGAGGACGCGTACGACGAGGTCGGCCGGGTCCGCGATCTCGTCTCGTTCGAGGCCGACAAGGTCGAGGTCTTCCTGGACGGCGTCCAGTTGCACCTCGAGCCCGGCCAGCAGGTTCGTCCGCACGGTATCGACCGCGACATCACCGATGGGAAGCACTGA
- a CDS encoding ABC transporter permease gives MTTVLTITALTLREASRRRVLLALGILTVLLLALSGWGFSRLAAESGGNLTSGEARLTASILLNLVMFGFSLIAALGTAFLTGPTLAGETESGIALTVLARPVRRSAFLLGKWLGLVAFGSGFVVLAGLAQCLVVLVTTGYWPPNPAGALALLAAQTTVLLTLAMLLSTAISPMASGVVAVGLFGTTWVAGVVGGIGASLGNDSIARIGTLSRIFLPTDGLWRGAMHAFQDPSALGEFTADEGANAFPFLGAASLSPAYLAWVVLWVAMLWGLAALSFSRKDL, from the coding sequence ATGACCACAGTCCTCACGATCACCGCCCTGACCCTGCGCGAGGCCTCGCGCCGCCGGGTACTCCTTGCCCTCGGCATCCTCACGGTACTGCTGCTGGCGTTGTCCGGCTGGGGGTTCTCCCGCCTGGCCGCGGAGTCCGGCGGCAATCTCACCTCCGGCGAGGCGCGGCTGACGGCGTCGATCCTGCTCAACCTGGTGATGTTCGGCTTCAGTCTGATCGCCGCGCTGGGCACCGCGTTCCTCACCGGTCCCACGCTGGCCGGCGAGACCGAGTCCGGCATCGCGCTGACCGTTCTCGCCCGACCAGTACGGCGATCCGCCTTTCTCCTCGGCAAGTGGCTCGGACTGGTGGCCTTCGGCAGCGGTTTCGTCGTACTGGCGGGTCTGGCGCAGTGCCTCGTCGTCCTGGTCACGACCGGCTACTGGCCGCCCAACCCCGCCGGCGCGCTGGCGCTCCTCGCCGCTCAGACGACGGTCCTGCTGACGCTGGCGATGCTCCTGTCCACCGCCATCTCCCCGATGGCCTCCGGAGTAGTTGCCGTAGGCCTCTTCGGTACGACGTGGGTCGCGGGCGTGGTCGGTGGCATCGGCGCCTCGCTCGGCAACGACTCGATCGCCCGGATCGGCACGCTGTCCCGCATCTTCCTTCCCACCGACGGCCTCTGGCGCGGGGCGATGCACGCCTTCCAGGACCCGTCGGCCCTGGGCGAGTTCACCGCCGACGAGGGCGCCAACGCCTTCCCGTTCCTCGGCGCCGCTTCGCTGTCGCCGGCCTACCTCGCGTGGGTCGTGCTCTGGGTCGCGATGCTCTGGGGACTCGCCGCGCTGTCCTTCAGTCGCAAGGACCTGTAA
- a CDS encoding PqqD family protein — protein sequence MSEDVTTRPAGIANDSRLTVDHLVVRREDEDEYVVGDPATGTFVVVPEVGARLVELFAQGRTVAEAGEEVERETGEPIDALDFAEVLLDAGIVTTEPRSSAKHWSVSRIQARIVRPLFTPFAWVLYAGCLVAALVMFVVEPSLRPTYEDTFIFPDIVLSLLVTNLVVVVLTIVHEMWHAFAGAAVGVPSRLRVERRGIFPVLETDLTGLWALPPAKRYGPFLAGMAIDSVILFAAVAPRYAWSRGWIDLPPGLIRLLAMVVLSQIAKLAFQTLAYLRTDMYLVMATATGCGNLHQVTRLSLKKLIRRLKPEEQVILRDASPKDLRVARWYRLLYLTGFSWMLWFAWHFLLPSAKVTFGWAFGVLVGAPFASLYWWEGVVLLLFTSVNVFLPLWVVVRNRRQAAR from the coding sequence GTGAGCGAGGACGTGACCACGCGGCCCGCGGGGATCGCGAACGACAGCCGGCTCACGGTCGACCACCTGGTCGTCCGGCGCGAGGACGAGGACGAGTACGTCGTCGGCGATCCGGCCACCGGCACGTTCGTCGTCGTACCGGAAGTCGGCGCGCGACTCGTCGAGCTGTTCGCCCAGGGCCGGACCGTCGCCGAGGCCGGCGAGGAGGTCGAACGCGAGACCGGCGAACCGATCGACGCGCTCGACTTCGCCGAGGTGCTGCTGGACGCCGGCATCGTCACGACCGAGCCTCGGAGCTCCGCCAAGCACTGGTCCGTGTCCCGCATCCAGGCGCGGATAGTCCGCCCACTCTTCACGCCGTTCGCCTGGGTCCTGTACGCCGGGTGCCTGGTCGCCGCGCTGGTGATGTTCGTCGTCGAGCCGTCGCTGCGGCCGACGTACGAGGACACGTTCATCTTCCCCGACATCGTGCTCAGCCTGCTGGTGACCAACCTGGTCGTCGTCGTCCTGACGATCGTGCACGAGATGTGGCACGCGTTCGCCGGGGCAGCCGTCGGGGTCCCGTCGCGGCTGCGCGTCGAGCGCCGCGGGATCTTCCCCGTCCTGGAGACGGACCTCACCGGCCTGTGGGCGTTGCCGCCCGCGAAACGGTACGGGCCTTTTCTGGCGGGGATGGCGATCGACAGCGTGATCCTGTTCGCCGCCGTTGCGCCGCGGTACGCCTGGTCGCGCGGCTGGATCGACCTGCCGCCCGGCCTGATTCGGCTGCTCGCGATGGTCGTGCTCAGCCAGATCGCCAAGCTGGCGTTCCAGACGCTCGCCTACCTGCGGACCGACATGTACTTGGTGATGGCAACGGCCACGGGCTGCGGCAACCTGCACCAGGTCACGCGGCTCTCGCTGAAGAAGCTGATCCGGCGGCTCAAGCCCGAGGAGCAGGTGATCCTCAGGGACGCCAGCCCGAAGGATTTGCGCGTCGCCCGCTGGTACCGGCTGCTCTACCTGACCGGCTTCTCCTGGATGTTGTGGTTCGCGTGGCACTTCTTGTTGCCGAGCGCAAAGGTCACCTTCGGCTGGGCGTTCGGCGTACTGGTCGGTGCGCCGTTCGCGAGCCTCTACTGGTGGGAGGGCGTCGTGCTGCTGCTGTTCACCTCGGTCAACGTGTTCCTCCCGCTCTGGGTCGTCGTACGCAACCGGCGGCAGGCCGCCCGATGA
- a CDS encoding ricin-type beta-trefoil lectin domain protein, whose protein sequence is MFSSWKSRVPRRRRGIVLAAAVTVTAAGLTVPVQTASAAPNVAVWLTTANRSSQLGRQADVSFGSGGGSGPTISVNPNTTYQSMVGFGASFTDAAAWNIFNSPRRNEVMNALFDRGNGIGLSFLRQPIGASDFSRSFYTYNDGAADPSLSRFSIAHDQSYILPLVKQALSLNPEISVMASPWSAPAWMKTNNNLIGGSLSDNQVGVYADYLTKFTQAYQAAGVPIDYLSVQNEPKFSPPGYPGMLMSAGQQSTIINNLVPKLRAAGLDARLLGYDHNWDDTSYAQTVNNSAGNNVVGSAWHCYGGSPSGQSTVHNAQPNKEIFFTECSGTKSSDDAATFRDSLRWQGINLAIGATRNWARTVTTWNMALNNANGPVIGSCGNCTGVATVDGNTVAYNAEYYVLGHLSKFVRPGAVRIESTGYGEGGIQNVAFRNPDGTIALVAINSGGTQNFQVSFGGQTFGYQLPGGAMATFTWPGSGGGNPPTGGTGAITGLGGKCLDVTDGSTVNGNQPQLWTCTSGPNQRWTVGSDGTIRGLGKCLDVTGNGTADGTAIQLWDCFGGPNQRWTVSNGTLVNVGSGKCLDVRNASSADGTRLQLWTCTGAANQRWTTPA, encoded by the coding sequence ATGTTTTCATCCTGGAAATCGCGAGTCCCTCGACGCCGTCGCGGTATCGTCCTGGCCGCCGCTGTCACGGTGACGGCCGCCGGCCTGACGGTCCCGGTCCAGACCGCCTCGGCCGCGCCGAACGTCGCCGTCTGGCTCACCACCGCCAACCGCTCGAGCCAGCTCGGCCGCCAGGCCGACGTGAGCTTCGGATCGGGCGGTGGCAGCGGCCCGACGATCTCGGTCAACCCGAACACGACGTACCAGTCGATGGTCGGTTTCGGTGCCTCGTTCACCGACGCGGCCGCCTGGAACATCTTCAACTCGCCGCGGCGCAACGAGGTGATGAACGCGTTGTTCGACCGCGGCAACGGGATCGGCCTGAGCTTCCTGCGCCAGCCGATCGGTGCCAGCGACTTCTCCCGCAGCTTCTACACCTACAACGACGGCGCCGCCGATCCCAGCCTGTCGCGCTTCTCGATCGCGCACGACCAGTCGTACATCCTGCCGCTGGTCAAGCAGGCGCTCTCGCTGAACCCGGAGATCTCGGTGATGGCCTCGCCGTGGAGCGCCCCGGCCTGGATGAAGACCAACAACAACCTGATCGGCGGCTCGCTGAGTGACAACCAGGTCGGGGTGTACGCCGACTACCTGACCAAGTTCACCCAGGCCTACCAGGCGGCCGGTGTCCCGATCGACTACCTGAGCGTCCAGAACGAACCGAAGTTCTCCCCGCCCGGCTACCCCGGCATGCTGATGAGCGCGGGCCAGCAGAGCACCATCATCAACAACCTGGTCCCGAAGCTGCGCGCGGCCGGGCTCGACGCGCGGCTGCTCGGGTACGACCACAACTGGGACGACACGTCGTACGCGCAGACGGTCAACAACAGCGCCGGGAACAACGTCGTCGGATCGGCGTGGCACTGCTACGGCGGCAGCCCGTCGGGCCAGTCCACGGTCCACAACGCCCAGCCGAACAAGGAGATCTTCTTCACCGAGTGCTCCGGGACGAAGTCGAGCGACGATGCCGCCACCTTCCGCGACTCGCTGCGCTGGCAGGGCATCAACCTCGCGATCGGAGCGACCCGGAACTGGGCCCGCACCGTCACCACCTGGAACATGGCCCTGAACAACGCCAACGGACCCGTCATCGGCAGCTGCGGCAACTGCACGGGAGTCGCGACCGTCGACGGCAACACTGTGGCCTACAACGCCGAGTACTACGTGCTGGGACACCTGAGCAAGTTCGTCCGCCCGGGCGCGGTCCGGATCGAGTCCACCGGGTACGGCGAGGGCGGGATCCAGAACGTTGCCTTCCGCAACCCCGACGGCACCATCGCCCTGGTGGCGATCAACAGTGGCGGCACCCAGAACTTCCAGGTGTCGTTCGGTGGCCAGACGTTCGGCTACCAGCTGCCGGGCGGCGCCATGGCGACCTTCACCTGGCCGGGCTCGGGCGGCGGTAACCCGCCCACCGGCGGCACCGGCGCGATCACCGGCCTGGGCGGTAAGTGCCTCGATGTCACCGACGGCTCGACCGTCAACGGGAACCAGCCCCAGCTGTGGACCTGCACCTCCGGCCCCAACCAGCGCTGGACCGTCGGCAGCGACGGCACGATCCGCGGCCTCGGCAAGTGCCTCGACGTCACCGGCAACGGCACGGCCGACGGCACCGCGATCCAACTCTGGGACTGCTTCGGCGGTCCCAACCAACGCTGGACGGTCTCGAACGGCACGCTGGTCAACGTCGGCAGCGGCAAATGCCTCGACGTCCGCAACGCCAGCAGCGCCGACGGCACCCGCCTCCAACTCTGGACCTGCACCGGCGCCGCCAACCAACGCTGGACGACCCCGGCCTGA
- a CDS encoding LacI family DNA-binding transcriptional regulator, which translates to MSGPRGRQDAAMVDRQPRATLRDIAAETGVSIATVSRVLNDRVNVAPRTRDLVLQAVARHNAAGDEPAESPGAVYVRCPYLLTDYFGLIVSSIAETLALHGRRLVLDAGESGQDNDVLSGLPGQDDVDGAILILPPESSRDLVALSRAGFPFVVVDPRQPLPPDIAAVSAAHASGAHTVVAHLTALGHRDIAVIAGPEEWLATDARMVGHRAALAAAETLLPPDRVRYVHPTIEDGRQAAGELLDQRPRPTAIVCFNDKVAVGTYHAARDRGLTIPGDLSVTGFDDIDLSGAIDPPLTTVRQPLQEMGRIAVTQLMRVLNGHRPEALHLELATQLVVRGSTAEPSTR; encoded by the coding sequence ATGAGTGGGCCGCGGGGGCGTCAGGACGCGGCGATGGTCGACCGGCAGCCCCGAGCGACGCTGCGCGACATCGCCGCGGAGACCGGAGTGTCGATCGCCACCGTCTCGCGCGTGCTGAACGACCGCGTCAACGTCGCCCCGAGGACCAGGGATCTCGTCCTGCAGGCCGTCGCGCGACACAACGCGGCCGGCGACGAACCCGCGGAGAGCCCCGGCGCCGTCTACGTCCGCTGCCCGTACCTGCTGACCGACTACTTCGGCCTGATCGTGTCGTCGATCGCGGAGACCCTCGCGCTGCACGGACGCCGCCTGGTGCTCGACGCCGGCGAGTCCGGCCAGGACAACGACGTACTCAGCGGCCTGCCCGGCCAGGACGACGTCGACGGCGCGATCCTCATCCTTCCGCCGGAGTCGTCGCGCGACCTGGTGGCCCTGTCGCGCGCGGGCTTCCCCTTCGTCGTCGTCGATCCCCGCCAGCCACTCCCGCCGGACATCGCGGCAGTCTCCGCCGCGCACGCCTCCGGCGCACATACCGTCGTCGCCCACCTGACCGCCCTGGGCCACCGCGACATCGCCGTGATCGCCGGTCCCGAGGAGTGGCTGGCGACCGACGCCCGGATGGTCGGCCACCGGGCCGCCCTGGCCGCCGCCGAAACCCTCCTGCCGCCGGACCGGGTCCGCTACGTCCACCCCACCATCGAGGACGGCCGCCAGGCCGCCGGCGAACTGCTCGACCAGCGGCCCCGCCCGACCGCGATCGTCTGCTTCAACGACAAAGTTGCCGTAGGCACCTACCACGCCGCCCGCGACCGCGGGCTGACGATCCCCGGCGACCTGTCGGTCACCGGCTTCGACGACATCGACCTCAGCGGCGCCATCGACCCACCCCTCACCACGGTCCGCCAGCCCCTCCAGGAAATGGGCCGAATCGCCGTCACCCAACTGATGCGCGTCCTGAACGGCCACCGCCCCGAGGCCCTCCACCTCGAGCTCGCCACCCAACTGGTCGTCCGCGGCTCCACCGCGGAACCGTCAACGCGCTAG
- a CDS encoding CGNR zinc finger domain-containing protein: MNTRPNVNELLEAGFGMGGERLAALDLVDTEMLVPDPAIDLLAPDGQFGKWWTMQAGRLPEGPVPDAAATRRVRAAVREVLDAHLTGRQPRATAIEDLNAASASAPQSVRLGADGQLEVRFHPEYGGNAKLASIARETIELLADAEQLALLRRCANPECSMLFLAEHKRRQWCVGSICGNRTRVARHYEKTRKQS; the protein is encoded by the coding sequence ATGAACACAAGGCCTAATGTCAACGAGCTGCTGGAAGCAGGCTTCGGCATGGGTGGCGAGCGACTGGCCGCTCTGGATCTGGTCGACACGGAGATGCTCGTGCCGGACCCGGCGATCGACCTGCTGGCGCCCGACGGGCAGTTCGGCAAGTGGTGGACGATGCAGGCCGGTCGCCTTCCCGAAGGCCCGGTCCCGGACGCCGCGGCGACCCGGCGGGTCCGGGCGGCGGTGCGCGAGGTGCTCGACGCGCACCTGACCGGCCGGCAACCGCGGGCGACCGCGATCGAGGACCTGAACGCGGCGTCGGCCTCGGCGCCGCAGAGTGTTCGGCTGGGCGCGGACGGGCAGCTCGAGGTGCGCTTCCACCCGGAGTACGGCGGCAACGCCAAGCTGGCGTCGATCGCCCGCGAGACGATCGAGTTGCTGGCCGACGCCGAGCAGTTGGCCCTCCTGCGCCGCTGCGCGAACCCCGAATGCTCGATGTTGTTCCTCGCGGAGCACAAGCGCCGCCAGTGGTGCGTCGGATCGATCTGCGGCAACCGCACCCGCGTCGCGCGGCACTACGAGAAGACCAGGAAGCAGTCGTGA
- a CDS encoding VOC family protein, whose amino-acid sequence MSDEVMELRLVVTAPDYAEAVGFYRDVLGLAEREAYTSEDGSVTILEAGKATLEITDPNHADYIDRVEVGRRVAGQFRVALQVTDATGTTRTLTEAGASLIAAPTRTPWNSLNARLETPGGIQLTLFEELGD is encoded by the coding sequence ATGAGCGACGAAGTGATGGAACTGCGGCTGGTGGTCACCGCGCCCGACTACGCCGAGGCGGTGGGGTTCTACCGCGACGTACTGGGCCTGGCCGAACGAGAGGCGTACACGTCCGAGGACGGCAGCGTCACGATCCTCGAGGCGGGCAAGGCGACCCTGGAGATCACCGACCCGAACCACGCCGACTACATCGACCGCGTCGAGGTCGGCCGCCGGGTCGCCGGGCAGTTCCGGGTCGCCCTCCAGGTCACCGACGCGACCGGCACCACGCGCACGCTGACCGAGGCCGGCGCGTCGTTGATCGCGGCCCCGACCCGTACGCCGTGGAACTCGCTGAACGCCCGCCTCGAAACGCCCGGCGGGATTCAGCTGACGCTGTTCGAGGAGCTCGGGGACTGA
- a CDS encoding VOC family protein — MPTDPPVTPGYLQFESPKLDMEPGSLRGLHLVVADIEAERNRLIANGIDVEPVEDVRGVQFAYFADPDGNTWTLQHLPWRPTR, encoded by the coding sequence ATGCCCACCGATCCGCCGGTCACTCCCGGCTACCTCCAGTTCGAATCCCCCAAGCTCGACATGGAGCCCGGGTCGTTGCGCGGCCTCCACCTGGTCGTGGCCGACATCGAGGCCGAACGCAACCGGTTGATTGCCAACGGCATCGACGTTGAGCCAGTCGAGGACGTCCGCGGCGTCCAGTTCGCCTACTTCGCCGACCCCGACGGCAACACCTGGACCCTCCAGCACCTCCCGTGGCGCCCTACTCGCTGA
- a CDS encoding ThiF family adenylyltransferase, translating into MERPKIKGIHKPVRLTPTLVNIGGRQVGIGAEIDDEDGALWTLLGLMDGTRDRTGIVAELVERTTLTADEAADMLETIIAAGYVEDAAAPPPPELGPDELDRYDRAFNYYAWVDLTPRPSRYAVQAQLKRSRVVVLGLGGTGSAVASSLVAAGVGSVHCVDFDVVEAGNLTRQLLYTEDDLGRPKVPTAVTRLGAINAHVEVTGEETRVGSTDDVARLMRDRDLLVLCADQPMDKIRDWTNEAALRTNTPWMIAQYAGPMAVVGLFVPGRTCCQACLPSVKDRLVDKHGEEPEELFPFQGHAVIAPTANLTGHLAALDAIYHLGGIPPSTLGRMFHLSLTDLTYHYAVRPTPGEKCGTCGWVGQ; encoded by the coding sequence GTGGAACGACCGAAGATCAAGGGGATCCACAAGCCGGTCCGGCTGACGCCGACGCTGGTGAACATCGGGGGACGCCAAGTCGGCATCGGGGCCGAGATCGACGACGAGGACGGCGCCCTGTGGACGTTGCTCGGGCTGATGGACGGGACCCGTGACCGCACCGGGATCGTCGCCGAGCTGGTCGAGCGCACGACGCTGACCGCCGACGAGGCGGCCGACATGCTGGAGACGATCATCGCGGCCGGGTACGTCGAGGACGCGGCCGCGCCACCGCCGCCGGAGCTCGGCCCGGACGAGCTGGACCGCTACGACCGCGCCTTCAACTACTACGCCTGGGTCGACCTGACCCCGCGTCCTTCCCGGTACGCCGTACAGGCCCAGCTCAAGCGCAGCCGCGTCGTCGTGCTGGGCCTCGGTGGTACCGGATCCGCCGTCGCGTCGTCTCTTGTAGCGGCGGGTGTCGGATCCGTGCACTGCGTCGACTTCGACGTCGTCGAGGCCGGGAACCTCACCCGCCAACTGCTCTACACCGAGGACGATCTCGGCAGGCCGAAGGTCCCGACCGCCGTCACCCGCCTCGGCGCGATCAACGCGCACGTCGAGGTCACCGGCGAGGAGACCCGCGTCGGGAGCACCGACGACGTCGCCCGGCTGATGCGCGACCGCGACCTGCTGGTGCTCTGCGCCGACCAGCCGATGGACAAGATCCGCGACTGGACCAACGAGGCCGCGCTGCGCACCAACACCCCCTGGATGATCGCCCAGTACGCCGGTCCGATGGCCGTCGTCGGCCTCTTCGTCCCCGGCCGGACCTGCTGCCAAGCCTGCCTGCCAAGCGTCAAGGACCGTCTCGTCGACAAGCACGGCGAAGAGCCCGAAGAGCTGTTCCCGTTCCAGGGCCACGCCGTGATCGCCCCGACCGCGAACCTGACCGGCCACCTCGCCGCGCTCGACGCGATCTACCACCTCGGCGGCATCCCGCCGAGCACGCTGGGCCGGATGTTCCACCTCAGCCTGACCGACCTGACCTACCACTACGCCGTGCGCCCGACGCCCGGCGAGAAGTGCGGGACCTGCGGCTGGGTCGGCCAGTGA
- a CDS encoding DinB family protein, which yields MDFDWNTEIRKQVETHWTAQLRPRLAGLTDDEYFWEPAPDAWNLRADGERFVADFAVPPPEPAPVTTISWRIGHLVVVLLGMRAMPQFGGEPVDFTTFPYAGTAAEALTQLDDAYAAWMDGVRRLGVDGLTEDTATEGWPVVAIVLHVQRELLHHGAEIALLRDLYRAQSPSSSNSVS from the coding sequence ATGGATTTCGACTGGAACACGGAGATTCGCAAGCAGGTCGAGACGCACTGGACCGCGCAACTGCGTCCCCGGCTGGCCGGGCTCACCGACGACGAGTACTTCTGGGAGCCGGCCCCCGACGCCTGGAACCTACGCGCCGACGGCGAGCGGTTCGTGGCCGACTTCGCCGTGCCGCCGCCTGAGCCGGCGCCCGTCACGACCATCTCCTGGCGGATCGGGCATCTGGTCGTGGTGCTGCTCGGCATGCGCGCGATGCCGCAGTTCGGCGGGGAGCCGGTCGACTTCACGACCTTCCCGTACGCCGGTACGGCGGCCGAAGCGCTCACGCAACTGGACGACGCCTACGCCGCCTGGATGGACGGCGTACGACGCCTCGGCGTCGACGGCCTGACCGAGGACACCGCGACCGAAGGCTGGCCGGTGGTCGCGATCGTGCTGCACGTCCAGCGCGAGCTGCTCCACCACGGGGCCGAGATCGCGCTCCTGCGCGACCTCTACCGGGCTCAGTCCCCGAGCTCCTCGAACAGCGTCAGCTGA
- a CDS encoding SDR family oxidoreductase → MTLQTRTVLVIGRPSGIALATVQALVAAGAEVILAGRTLDGSIDSVERAQVDLTDESSIAALAASLGTVDHVVSTASARARGALADLQPETIALSFATKVTGPILLAKHFAPLMPADGSFVFFSGQSAQKPMPGMLAVGATNGAVDVVVRSLAVELAPIRVTAISPGTIDTGAYDGLGTEKKAALFASREGTSPAGRIGTADDIAAAVLFALTNTFVTGHTLPVDGGEALV, encoded by the coding sequence ATGACTCTTCAGACCCGCACAGTTCTCGTGATCGGCCGCCCGAGCGGCATCGCTCTTGCGACTGTTCAGGCGTTGGTCGCCGCAGGGGCTGAGGTGATCCTCGCCGGCCGCACGTTGGACGGCAGCATCGATTCCGTCGAACGAGCCCAGGTCGATCTGACCGACGAGTCCTCGATCGCCGCGCTGGCCGCGTCGCTCGGCACGGTCGACCACGTGGTCTCGACCGCGTCGGCTCGCGCTCGTGGGGCGCTCGCCGACCTGCAGCCGGAGACGATCGCGTTGTCCTTCGCCACGAAGGTGACCGGCCCGATCCTGCTCGCCAAGCACTTCGCACCGCTGATGCCGGCCGACGGGTCGTTCGTCTTCTTCTCCGGCCAGTCCGCGCAGAAGCCGATGCCCGGCATGCTCGCGGTCGGCGCCACGAACGGCGCGGTCGACGTCGTCGTCCGCTCGCTCGCCGTCGAGCTCGCGCCGATCCGCGTCACCGCGATCTCACCCGGCACCATCGACACCGGCGCGTACGACGGCCTCGGCACCGAGAAGAAGGCCGCCCTGTTCGCGAGTCGAGAGGGCACGAGCCCCGCGGGCCGCATCGGCACCGCCGACGACATCGCCGCCGCGGTCCTGTTCGCCCTTACCAACACCTTCGTCACCGGCCACACCCTCCCGGTCGACGGCGGCGAAGCCCTCGTCTAG